A region of the Columba livia isolate bColLiv1 breed racing homer chromosome 23, bColLiv1.pat.W.v2, whole genome shotgun sequence genome:
ggctgggccgggcgcGGCGCGGTGGGGCCCTGGGGTGGTGGCCCCGCTCATTCCTCCCCGCGGTCCCCCCCGCGCTGCCGGCAGGTTCCCACTTGTCTCCTCTTCCCCGGCTTTATGAGTTCGCTTCGCCCCTGGCTCCGGGCTGCACCGCTGCCGCCTGCCTGTCTCTCCCCATCGCCTTCAAAAACCCACTCGCCCAGTCCCGCGGCCCAGGGCCGCCCAGCGCCGGGCACGGCTGGGCCGGTAGCCAGGCTCCGGGGCTGGGAAAGTCCCGCTGCCGCTGGGAGGTGCAAGCAGGGGCGCCCCGAATCCGAGCCCCGGGGGCCCACCGGCGCCAGCTCCCCCGCCGCAGCACGGCACAACTCGGCACGGCTCCAGGTGCGCCCCGGCATCATGATGCAGTCTTCATCCAGAGTCGCTCCTGGAGCTGCGACGGGCACAAGAACCCGCGCGGCACGTCCCCGGGGCCGGGCCCGTCCCCTCGCCCAGGCTGGGCCGTACCTGGGTCTGGGTGAGCCCCAGCTGGGCCGCCAGCTCCGCGCGCTCCGGCAGCGCCAGGTACTGGGTCTGCTGGAAGCGCTGGTTGAGCgcctgcagctgcaggctggagTAGATGGTGCGCGGCTTGCGCAGCTTCTTGCCCTTGCCGTGGATGCGCAGCTCCCCGCTGGCGGCGGCCGGGGGCTCGTCGTGCTCTtggggtgggagaggagcagagtTAAAACCACACAGAGCCCAGACAACCCCAAACCGTCCCCCCGGCcctgggttttgctttttggaGGGAAGCGGGAATAAGTAGGGGGgatttgcttttgctgtgctgGTTTGTTTAACCTCAGGTGAAGCAGAGGGGCaacaggagcagggagggacgGGATCATTCACCCAGTATCACTGAACAAGCCCAGGAGCGGGCAGGCTGCGCCCCATGGGGGGCCACGCGGGACCCCACGGGGCAACAGAGGGGGTGGCAGGACAGACcccgccccgggcagcccccACGATGGTGCCCCCACCCGCACCGTCTCCTCCCCGCTCCATCCCCTCGAGCATCCCCGGGCCCACGTGGCTCCCGCGGGGCAGAAACACAGCgagggggcagcggggccgggggtcCCGGGGCTGGACGGGGCAGCCGGGGCTCCGACGGCCCCTGTCCCGGGGCTTCTCGCGGCCACGCAGCCGCCCGTCCCCACGGGGCTCCGGGAGCGGGGCGACatcgccccggccccgcgggtcCCATCGCGCTTCCGACGGCTCCGTCCCGGCGCTTCCCGGGGGATCCCGGCGCGCCCCGCGGTGGGTGCCCGGACGGGGGGACAGCGCCGAGCACCCCGCGCCCCCTTACCTGCGTCCTGCAGCCTGGGGCCGTGGGCCAGCGCGGCCGGGGGCGGctgggggccggggggcgggtAGGGCAGGTAGGGGCCGCCgtggggcggcgggggcgcggcGGGGTAGGGGTAGGGCCCGGGCCGGCTGTACGAGGCGAAGGGCGGCGGGTCGTGCTGGGGGAGCCCGTGCAGCGGGTAgcgcggcggcgcggggcggccgAGCTCCAGGAACGCGGCTTTGGCGGGGCCGGGCCCCAGGAGGCTCTCGGCCGCCGAGCTCATGGTCATGttgggccgggccgggccgggaccCGCCGCCCCCCGACGGGATCCGCGCTGCGCGCCCCGCGCGGGGATCCCccgggcccgccccgccccgccccgcccgcgtGACGTCACGCCCCGGGGCAccccctggctgtgccccccccCCGGCAACCCCCCTTGTGTTCCGTCCCCCCGGAGCCCCCGTGTGCCCCGGCCCGGAGCAACGTGCCCCCTCCACAGAGGGGAGACCCGGGCAGGGGATCCCCAGCCCCCCGAGTCCTGGCTGAGCCTCCCTGGGGGGCGCCTGACCCATGGGTTCCTGCCCGTGTGTGGGGGTCACCCCTTCCCAGGGAACCCCCTCCATGGAGGACACAGCAGGTGGGTGGTCAGGCCGTTCGCACCCAGCTCAccagtgtggggacagggatagGGATGGACACCGGACAGACGGACACCAGACTGAGGGACAGACACCACACCAAGGGACAGACACCAGACTGAGGGACAGACTGAGGGACGAACACAGAGGGTGTCACGGTCCAGGAGGAGTGAGGGGGTGACGTGACCGGGATGCTGGCAGGGAGGGTTCCTGTCCCACCGTCCTGTTAAACCCTCTCAGAACGTGTCCCCATC
Encoded here:
- the DLX4 gene encoding homeobox protein DLX-4 isoform X2; protein product: MTMSSAAESLLGPGPAKAAFLELGRPAPPRYPLHGLPQHDPPPFASYSRPGPYPYPAAPPPPHGGPYLPYPPPGPQPPPAALAHGPRLQDAEHDEPPAAASGELRIHGKGKKLRKPRTIYSSLQLQALNQRFQQTQYLALPERAELAAQLGLTQTQVKIWFQNKRSKYKKIMKQSSSAPDGDPLHPTALSPCSPSVPPLWDIPMPGKGPPLAPSSYINSFSAWYQPHPQDSVPRAPMM